A portion of the Elephas maximus indicus isolate mEleMax1 chromosome 13, mEleMax1 primary haplotype, whole genome shotgun sequence genome contains these proteins:
- the MESP1 gene encoding mesoderm posterior protein 1 — protein sequence MAQSLCPLLSESWMPSAGWGPAPPPPSDRDCGCSPASSPDSWGSAPDGSPLRSPRQHAARSVPRAATTGRRGARYSRLGSGQRQSASEREKLRMRTLARALHELRRFLPPSVAPAGQSLTKIETLRLAIRYIGHLSAVLGLSEESLQRRRRRLGDAAPPGGCQFCPDGGPAQAQTQGLGSSAGTAASWGSPPARPGALAAPEPRDPPVLCAETVSPEGQTMEPSSSSPLSPGDVLALLETWMPLSPLEWPPA from the exons ATGGCCCAGTCTCTGTGCCCGCTGCTCTCCGAGTCCTGGATGCCCTCCGCGGGCTGGGGCCCAGCTCCGCCGCCGCCCTCCGACAGGGACTGCGGCTGCTCCCCCGCGTCGTCCCCGGACTCCTGGGGCAGCGCCCCGGACGGTAGTCCTCTACGGAGCCCCCGGCAGCACGCCGCGCGCTCGGTCCCCCGGGCCGCGACCACAGGGAGGCGCGGCGCCCGCTACAGCCGCCTGGGCAGCGGGCAGCGGCAGAGCGCCAGCGAGCGCGAGAAGCTGCGCATGCGCACGCTCGCCCGCGCCCTGCACGAGCTGCGTCGCTTTCTGCCGCCGTCCGTGGCGCCCGCTGGCCAGAGCCTGACCAAGATCGAGACGCTGCGCCTGGCCATCCGCTACATCGGCCACCTGTCGGCCGTGCTGGGCCTCAGCGAGGAGAGCCTGCAGCGCCGGCGCCGACGGCTCGGCGACGCGGCGCCCCCTGGGGGCTGCCAGTTCTGCCCCGACGGCGGCCCCGCGCAGGCGCAGACGCAGGGCCTGGGTTCGTCTGCCGGCACCGCCGCGTCCTGGGGGTCCCCGCCCGCCCGTCCCGGAGCCCTGGCAGCGCCCGAGCCGCGCGACCCTCCGGTGCTCTGCGCTGAGACGGTGTCTCCCGAAGGGCAGACGATGGAGCCGAGCTCCTCATCTCCG CTTTCTCCTGGCGACGTGCTGGCCCTGTTGGAGACCTGGATGCCCCTGTCGCCCCTGGAATGGCCACCAGCCTGA